The DNA segment GATTAAAAATTTTAAACTTAAGCGCAAAATTTCGGATAAAATTTGAAAAAAAATATTTTTGCCGAATTTTGATGCATTTTTTTTCAAATTTTATTTTGAAATTTTTTTGCGAATTCGATCCGTTTTCAAAGCCGCTCGTCAAATTTGACGCGAATAAATTTAAACGCCGAACCAAAATCTCGCCGTTTTTTCCTGCAAATAATAAATTTAAAAAGTTTTCGCTCCATTTTGTTTTATCCGGCTTTACCCCGAATTTCTTTTGCAAATTTAACCCTCTCACAAAATCCCTTTTTTAACGGAAAATTTTTGCGAAACGGCGTCGATATCGGTTTTTATTAGCTCTTTTAGCGCATCCTCGCAGTAACCCAAAATTTTTTCCAAACCCTCTTTTTCCTCTGCATTAAATTCGCCAAGCACATGGCCGGTCACCGCGCTTTCGCCCTTATGCGCACTTCTGCCGATACCGATACGCACGCGCTCGTAGTCTGCGCCAATTAGCGCATCGATTGATTTTAGACCGTTATGTCCGCCGTTTCCGCCGCCTTTTTTAAATTTAACTACGCCGAAATTTAGATCAAGATCGTCGTGAATAACGATAACGCGTTCAGGCTTATAAAAATCGGCGACGGCTTTTACGCTTCGTCCGCTTAGGTTCATAAAAGTCGCGGGTTTTAAAAGGAGTAAATTTTGAAATTTAAACAGCTCGCCTTGAAATTTGGCCGAGCTTACGTCGGTGAAATTTGAGTTTTTGAGTCTATCGATCAGCATAAAGCCGATATTGTGTCTTGTTTTGGAGTACTCGGGACCGGGATTTCCCAGTCCGACTATGAGTATCAAAGCTAGCCTTATTTAGCTTTTATTACGCCTAGAACCGCGACGCGATCGGCATCGACAATAGTGACGCCCGCAGGAACTGCTATGTCGCGCACTAAGACGGTGTCGTCTACGTCAAGACCGCTAACGTCTATATCGAATGAATTAGGCAAATTTTCAGCCGCGCATTTTACGGCCAGACGTCTTTTCGAGACGATCAAAACGCCTTTATTTTTTAGACCAACAGGAGTTCCGTAAGGTTTAACCGGGATCATATATTTTGAGACGACGCCCGGAAGCGCGACCTTTAGATCCACGTGCTTTAGCGCATTTGTCACAGGGTCCTTTTGGTATTCGACGACTACGACTTTTAAGGTTTTTTCGCCTACTTTTACGTCAAACGCAAGGCTCTCTTTTTTGCGAACCTCTTTTATAAAATCGTTGATTTTAAAAGCGGCCTGCACATTCTCTAATCCCTTGCCGTAAATGTTGGCGATTAGATAACCATCTCTTCTCAAGGCTTTTGACGCCTTTTTACCGATACTCTCTCTAACGATACCTTCTAACATCGTTTTCCTTTCTTAAAAAATAGAGGCTGATAATATCTAAATTTATATAAATTTCGCCTTACTTGATATCTTTAAGCGCGATGACGTCGCTTTGAAATTCCCTCAACAGCTCGGTATCTTCTTCGATAGATGCGACCATCGCCCGCCTTTTAGCGAGGTCGGCGCTTTTTATTTTAATATCGAGATTTTCCCTTCTGCTAGCGCTCCTTAGAGCCTCCTCTTTCGTGATTATCCCACCTATATACATCTCAAGTAGGTGCTGCTCAAAAGTCTGCATCTGATAGGTGTTTCTACTTTGTTCTATCGCATCGTAAATTTCGCTATCTCTGTCCTCTAAAATCATATCTCTTATTCTTATGTTTTTTATCATTATTTCGCAAGCCACGCGGCGTTTGTTTCCCGTGGTCACTACTAGACGCTGCGATATGATGGCTTCGGCGACCGAAGCAAAGGTCATCCTAATACGGTTTTGTTCCTCTTTAGGGAACATATTTATAACGCGTCCGATCGTCTCTTTGGCATCGAGCGTGTGAAGCGTCGCAAGCACCAAGTGACCCGTTTCTGCGGCATTTATCGCGGTTCTAACCGTCTCTAGATCCCTCATCTCGCCCACGAATATAACATCCGGGTCCTCGCGCAAAGACGCCCTAAGCGCATCGGTAAAGCTATCGACGTCTTGACCGATACCGCGCTGATTTATTACGCTTTTGTCGTCGTTATAGATAAAC comes from the Campylobacter rectus genome and includes:
- the pth gene encoding aminoacyl-tRNA hydrolase, which codes for MILIVGLGNPGPEYSKTRHNIGFMLIDRLKNSNFTDVSSAKFQGELFKFQNLLLLKPATFMNLSGRSVKAVADFYKPERVIVIHDDLDLNFGVVKFKKGGGNGGHNGLKSIDALIGADYERVRIGIGRSAHKGESAVTGHVLGEFNAEEKEGLEKILGYCEDALKELIKTDIDAVSQKFSVKKGIL
- a CDS encoding 50S ribosomal protein L25/general stress protein Ctc; the protein is MLEGIVRESIGKKASKALRRDGYLIANIYGKGLENVQAAFKINDFIKEVRKKESLAFDVKVGEKTLKVVVVEYQKDPVTNALKHVDLKVALPGVVSKYMIPVKPYGTPVGLKNKGVLIVSKRRLAVKCAAENLPNSFDIDVSGLDVDDTVLVRDIAVPAGVTIVDADRVAVLGVIKAK